The genomic DNA CTTGTCACCATTACTTTTTCGCGTTGATATACAGCTTTCCTTCAGCGCGTTTCGTTTCTACATTTCCGAAATCATCTTCTACTTTCACTTCCACGACTGCTCCAGGAGCTTTCACGTTGGAAGTCGCTGTGTAATAGCCTTCATAATGACCTTCAGAAGTCTCCCTCATTGGAAGTTCTGTCGCATTCGAGGTCATACTGCGGGCATTCGTTAATGGCATATGGAGAACGAATGTCGCATCTAGTCCAGGCTCACTGTCAAATTCGATCTTGACGGATTCGCCTGATTTCAGTTCCTTATCTTCTCCAGGAAGCACGTTGGAAATCTCAAGATCCCCGTATTTAGCCTCGATTGTGACTTTTTTCGTGGTTTTGTTGCCCGCCTTGTCTTGAGCAACAACTTTAATGACGTTTTCACCTTGTTCAAGAAGGATTCGATGGCTGAATGCTCCATCCTTCACATCTGCTTTTTTGCCGTTCACCTTCACCCAATCAAGATTGTCGTCAGACACAGTCCCTTTGACGGTAACCGTTTCTTTATTGGTTTTGGATTTATCGGCAGGAGATGTGATGGAAAGCTCAGGCTTTTCTTGATCAAGGATGATGGTAACAGGTTCGGATGCCCCTGTTTGCCCCTGCTCAGTGGAAGCCTTGGCCGTCAGTACATTTTCCCCTTCCTGCAGGCTGACATCAGCAGCGAATTTACCTTGACTGTCTGCTGTTGTCGTCGCCGCTTCTTCATCACCATTCAAGATGATGACGTCTGTGTCAGGAGCCGATGTTCCTTCCACTTTCACCTGATCCTTATTCGTGAATGAACCATCTTCAGGTGATGTAATGACCGGCTCTTTCACTTCATAATTTACGGTTGCACGGATCATATAGTTTCCTTCTTCTTCAGGAGACGGCGACCATGCCCCACTTACACGCTGCCAGCTGCGTGCAGCATATTCCCCGTCTTCATCTGTTGCAAGCCCAGGTGCGTTCGGGTTGGCTTTTGTCTGCGTGTAGACCATGTAGAAGTCACCATCGACCATGATGCCTTCATCACTGAGATCAACCTGGGTCCACTGACCGTTACGCAGGGCTTCCCCTTCGAATGGTCCGGCAAGTTTCTTGCCTGGAGCACCATCTGTACCGCTTGCATCATAAACTTCCACTTCAAACTCGGTTCCACCCGGCACCGGCCATTCTGTATCCCAGAATCGGAACAGACCGCCAGTGACAAGGGCTGTATCGTTTCCTTCAGCAAGGGACATCTTCACAGCCCATGAATTACCTGCTGCATTATAGGCACGTGCATTTTCAGCCGTACCGTCATCGTAGCCGATTTCTCCAGGATATCCGATGAATGGTTTCAGTGCAAAATCCTTCGTAGCGGATTCTCCACCTTCAACCGTGACCGTATCTTCTTGACTGTAATAGTTAGGAGCAACCACTTTGACCGTATAATCACCTTCATATGCGTTCAGCTCATATCGCCCGTCAGCATCCGTTTGGACAGGTTGAACAACTGCATCTTCAAGGATCATGACCGTTGCATTTGCAACAGGATCCCCGGTCAATTGATTCGTGATCGTACCCGTGACGGTTCCTTTAGGAATTTCTTCAAGGGTGAAGTTGGCAGTCGTTGTACTGTCTGCTTCAATCGTCACACTCTGAGTCTGGGAACGGAATCCGTAGGTTGATGCCTGCAGGGTGAAATCACCAGCTGCATGAGCGATCTCATAGGATCCTGTTGCCGGATTTGTATAGACACTTCGTCCAGTTTCCAAAACAGATACTTCTGCTTGAAGTGGAAGGAGGACAGGTGCCGGCGCTTCCTTGCTTTGATCTTTAGCCGCAGGCTTTTCAACCTGGATCTTGGCTGGATCTACTTTCGGCTTTTTGGAAACAGAAGAAGCGGCATCCTTCTTTGAATCCAATCCAAGGCTCATTTTCTTGGATGGCTGCAGGGATGAATCGGTCAGCTTGACATCATCCAAGTACCAACCTTGCTTCTGCACACTTCCATCGCTTGTTACATTGAATGCAATGTAGATGCGTTGACCTGCGTATTCACTCAGATCCACTTCTCCATCGATCCAACCGTTCGTCGTTCCGTTGACGCGGAGCGCTTGTGTCCACTCTTTGCCGTCTGTAGAGACGAATACATGACCGAAATCATATCGGGTTTCAAGATCATGCCACTGTTTGAACTGGAGGAAGCTATCTCCTTCAGGCAGATCGACCGGTGGCATCTGCAGGGACATGTTCGCGCTGTTTGCATAATTACCATCTAGCTTTGTAGCATACACTTTTTCACCAGAGGCTGCATTTCCCGGTCCGGAAGTAGGGATTCCCCATTCCCAGCTATTCCCGTTTCCATAAGAGAACCAGCCAGCAGGTTCAGATTCGAAGTCCTGCTCGTAACCGACCGAAATCCCAGGAAGAAGTTCCAGGGAATAGTCATCTGTGGAAACCTCATTCCCACCAAAGTCTACCGCTGTCCATTTATAAATCACGCTGTCCCTATTCAACGCATCAGCAGGGATGACTGCTTCGTAGGTGCCTTTAGTGAAGTCGCCACTTTTACGCTTTGCGTCGACATCCACCCACTCACCATCAGCATTTTCATACGACAGCTTAACGGATGTGACACTGACGTTATCCGTTGCTTCAGCTTCCAATTTCAAATCCATACCTTGGTAGACATCTGTCGGTTGTTCATGGTTGATGGTCGGTGCTTCTGTGTCATCGCCTTCTTGCGCGACCTGACCACTCACCTTACCAAGACCGTTCATGATGGAATTGACTGCATCGAATGCGTTGACAAGACCATTCCCGAATCCGTTGTTCGGCACATCAGGATACGTGCCGTTCGTCAATGGTACAGCAGTCGTGTTCAAGATTTCCTCAATCTGATTGACTGTCAGGTTGGCGTTCACCTGTTTCAGTAGGGCTACAACAGCTGAAACGTGAGGTCCCGCCATAGACGTCCCGTTCCATCCGCCTTCGTATGTCCCGCCTGGAACGGAAGATCGGATGTTCACACCCGGTGCTGCGATATCCGGCTTGATTTCATCATAAGGTGATGGACCAAGCAGGGAGAAGCTTCCTAGGTTATTATTGATATCCGTTGCCCCGGTTGCATAGGACTCAGGATAGTTTGCAGGGTTCGCAATGGAACCAGGACCGCCAGGATTCGTAAGGGTCGTATTTCCTGCTGAGAACTCTGGGAAGATTTCCGCCGCTCTCCACGCATTGACCATTTCACGATACCATTCGTCAAGTCCTTTCCCACCGCCCCATGAG from Rossellomorea marisflavi includes the following:
- a CDS encoding S8 family peptidase, with amino-acid sequence MKGRRRQRAKWLSIILTLAMFVPLLFPFNAGAVSAAQKEKPSTSVKDSAKVSPQSKITSKLQKQFDKDKHVTYLVKFKEQVDTLKIAEKAEKNAKKQKLSANNSKLLKRNLVVSELRATSLETQAEVKEYLTKQKKSGAVKDIQSYYVVNGMAVTSTKEVMEKLSTYAEVEKILPNEVRQLNKPEVVKEKETSKKKGETAAVEWNIDKVGAPAVWDMGIDGSGTVVASIDTGVQWDHPALKEQYRGFDPQNPNTPNNEFNWFDATAGQGTPYDDQGHGTHVTGTMVGHEPNGSNQIGVAPGAKWIAVKAFTSQGGTDADLLAAGEWILAPKDAEGNPHPEKAPDVVNNSWGGGKGLDEWYREMVNAWRAAEIFPEFSAGNTTLTNPGGPGSIANPANYPESYATGATDINNNLGSFSLLGPSPYDEIKPDIAAPGVNIRSSVPGGTYEGGWNGTSMAGPHVSAVVALLKQVNANLTVNQIEEILNTTAVPLTNGTYPDVPNNGFGNGLVNAFDAVNSIMNGLGKVSGQVAQEGDDTEAPTINHEQPTDVYQGMDLKLEAEATDNVSVTSVKLSYENADGEWVDVDAKRKSGDFTKGTYEAVIPADALNRDSVIYKWTAVDFGGNEVSTDDYSLELLPGISVGYEQDFESEPAGWFSYGNGNSWEWGIPTSGPGNAASGEKVYATKLDGNYANSANMSLQMPPVDLPEGDSFLQFKQWHDLETRYDFGHVFVSTDGKEWTQALRVNGTTNGWIDGEVDLSEYAGQRIYIAFNVTSDGSVQKQGWYLDDVKLTDSSLQPSKKMSLGLDSKKDAASSVSKKPKVDPAKIQVEKPAAKDQSKEAPAPVLLPLQAEVSVLETGRSVYTNPATGSYEIAHAAGDFTLQASTYGFRSQTQSVTIEADSTTTANFTLEEIPKGTVTGTITNQLTGDPVANATVMILEDAVVQPVQTDADGRYELNAYEGDYTVKVVAPNYYSQEDTVTVEGGESATKDFALKPFIGYPGEIGYDDGTAENARAYNAAGNSWAVKMSLAEGNDTALVTGGLFRFWDTEWPVPGGTEFEVEVYDASGTDGAPGKKLAGPFEGEALRNGQWTQVDLSDEGIMVDGDFYMVYTQTKANPNAPGLATDEDGEYAARSWQRVSGAWSPSPEEEGNYMIRATVNYEVKEPVITSPEDGSFTNKDQVKVEGTSAPDTDVIILNGDEEAATTTADSQGKFAADVSLQEGENVLTAKASTEQGQTGASEPVTIILDQEKPELSITSPADKSKTNKETVTVKGTVSDDNLDWVKVNGKKADVKDGAFSHRILLEQGENVIKVVAQDKAGNKTTKKVTIEAKYGDLEISNVLPGEDKELKSGESVKIEFDSEPGLDATFVLHMPLTNARSMTSNATELPMRETSEGHYEGYYTATSNVKAPGAVVEVKVEDDFGNVETKRAEGKLYINAKK